The Paracoccus albus region CGTGGATGAGAAGAAGGCCGGAGAAGTCTTTGACCTGCTGGAGAAATTCGCGAATTACGGCTTCAACAAATCCCACGCGGCGGCCTATGCCGTTGTCAGCTATCAGACCGCCTGGCTGAAGGCGAACCACCCGGTCGAGTTCATGGCGGGTGTCATGAACTGCGATATCCACCTGACCGAGAAGCTTTCCGTCTATAAACGCGAAATAGACCGGATGGAGATCGAGGTGGTGCCGCCCTGCGTCAACCGTTCGGGTGCGACTTTTACCGTCAGCGAGGGGCGTATTCACTATGCGCTCGGGGCGTTGAAGGGCGTGGGTGTAGACGCGATGCAGGCCATTGTGACTGCACGCGGGGATCAGCCCTTCGCCGATCTGGTCGATTTCGCCCGCCGCGTCGATTTGCGCCGCGTGGGCAAACGCGCGCTTGAGATGATGGCGCGGGCAGGGGCCTTCGATCTGCTGGACGACAACCGCGCCCGCGTCATGGCCAGCCTTGACGGGCTGGTCGCGTTTTCCGGCGCCAGCCATGATCAGGCGGCGTCGAACCAGTCATCCCTGTTCGGCGGGGGCGAGGATTTGCCGCCGCCGCGCCCGGTTCTGGCGCAGGTCTGGCTGCCATCCGAAAAGCTGGGGCAGGAACATCAGGCCATCGGGTTTTACCTGTCCGGCCACCCGGTCGATGACTATCTTCCCGCCCTGCGCCGAATTGAGGTCAGTACGCTCGCCGAAATCCGCGCCGCTGCTGCCGCTGGCCCGCTTGTGACCTATATCGCGGGTACCGTATCCAGCCGCCAGGAAAAGAAATCCGCCAAGGGCAACCGCTTTGCCTTTATCGGTGCATCCGACCCGACCGGGCTTTACGAGGCCGTGGTGTTCTCGGACGTGCTGGAAGCCAACCGCGACCATCTGGAACCCGGCAGCAATGTCGTCATGCAGGTGCAGGTCGAGCCGCAGGGGGATGAGGTCAAGATGCTGGCCCGTTCTGTGGTCCCGCTTGAACAGGCCATCGCCAATGTCGGTCCGGCAGAGCTTGTTTTGCAAGCCTCCGATGTGATGGATTTCAATGCGCTGCAGGACACTCTTTCCGCGATGGGTGATGATCGCGGGCGCCGCGGCAAACTGATTTTGCGGGTCCATCAGGGCGACGAATATTATGATCTGGAGATCAGCGACCGCGCCCCTGTCAGCCCGACAGCACGACAGCGGCTTCGCGTCGTTCCCGGCGTGCTGGATGTTCTGGAGCAATAAGGGGCAGTTCGGCGCGGCCCCGACCTCCTGTCACAGCTGCGCAGCTTCAATCTCATCATGATGCAGGCAGCGCCCTCCGGTTGGCGCGCCGGGTGGCCCTGCCTCTGTATAGAGTGCCGCTGCGCTCGGTTGTGCCTCTGGCGGGCGTTCGGGTGCGACCTGCATATCGTTCGCTTGCCGCCAATTGCCGAAGCGGTAGAGAAGCGCAGCCATGGCCAGCGTCGCCACCATCCCCGCCGGAAAGCTGAGCCAGATTGCATCTGCGCCAAGCGCGCCCTGTAAACCATAAGCAAACCCAAGGCGGACAGGAAACATCGACACGAACAAGATGATCAGCGGCCAGATGACCTGTCCATTGGCGCGTATCGTTGCAAACAGCACCATCGTGACGCCAAATGGAATGAACCCCCATGTCGCAAGCAGCGCAATACGTTCGGCAATCTCAACTGCGGTGGAACCGCTGCCAAGAAAGATCTGCATCGCCTGCCTGTCGGCCAGTACAAGAAGCACGACCAATCCTCCAGTCAGCGCGATATTGTAGAAAATACCAACCCGTGTGATCTGCCCCACCCGGTCCCAGCGGCCGGCGCCGATATTCTGCGCCGCCATCGCGCTGACGGCAGCCCCGAGCGCCATTGCGGGCATCTGCACATAGGTCCAAAGCTGCTGGGTCGCGCCAAAGGCCGCCGTCGTATCGACGCCCTGCCGATTCACCAAACGCATCATTGCCAGCATAGAGCCGGAGACCACGACCATCTGGATGCCCATCGGCAGGCCCTTGCGCAGCATCAGCGCCAGTATCGACAGGTCTGGCCTCAGATAGGCAAGCTCTGCCCCACGCAGTCGCAGCGGCAAATCGCGGGCATAAATATAGAGCAGCATCGCAACAAGCGCGGTATAGTTCGCAATCGCCATTGCAAAGGCTGATCCGCCGATACCCATTTCGGGGGCGGGACCAAGCCCCTGAATGAATACGGGATTAAGCGCGACATCAAGGATCACCGCAAGCACCATGAAGATCAGCGGCGTAATGGCATCGCCGCTTCCCCTCAGCGTCATCATCAGCATGGTCATCATCAGGATCGCGGGAAGCGCCAGGAAGGTGATCTTCAGAAAGGCTCGCGCCAGCGGCGTAATCGACGGGTCGGTGCCAAGCAGGGACAGCACATGCGGCGCAAGGAACCATCCAACCACGGCCAATGTCAGGGCAACCGGAACGAAGGTCCCGACCGCCGTGCCGACCACGCGCCGCGCCGCGTCCAGATCGCCGCGGCCGAAAGATTGGCCGACAAGGATCGTACCCGCCATTCCAAAGCCGAACACGAAAGCGGTCATCAAGAACATCACCAGATTGCCGTTGGTCGTGGCAGCAACCGCATCCGGCCCGATCAGCTGACCGACCCATATCGTCGCCAGAGAGCCGTTGGCCGACTGCAGAACCGATGACGCCAGCGTAGGCAGGGCGAATGCCAGCAAGGTCGATGCAATCGGGGCGGTGATAAGATCGTTTCGTGCCGGCATAAATCGCTGCCTTCGCTCAAACTGCTACAGAAATCCGGACGCGCCTCTGGGGCCGTGCATCCAAAAAGAATGCCTCTTTCTAGAATGCCGAACTGGCAATGTCAGCGTCCGTTCGACACGATCCAAGCGACTGATCGTCGGATCCCACGGCCCTTTTCCGGTGGCAGAACTTGAATTGAACGTCCGGGGGCTACAGTTTGTGCCCGGAGACGACAGTTATTTCAGCTTTTCTACAGGGGTGAAACCATGAGCGAAGACTATACGCCGCCGAAGGTCTGGGAATGGGAAAAGGGCAACGGCGGAGAGTTTGCCAGCATAAACCGCCCTGTTGCCGGTGCGACCCACGACGCCGAACGTCCCGTCGGAAAGCATCCGCTTCAGCTTTACTCTCTGGCCACGCCCAACGGTCAGAAGGTCACGATCATGCTGGAAGAGCTGCTGGCAAAGGGCCACAAGGATGCAGAATATGATGCCTGGCTGATCAAAATCGGAGACGGCGATCAGTTTGGCAGCGGTTTTGTCGAGGTCAATCCAAACTCCAAGATCCCGGCGCTGATGGACCATTCCAGCAACCCGCCGCGGCGCGTCTTCGAATCCGGCGCGATCCTGCTCTATCTGGCCGAGAAATTTGGTGAATTCCTGCCCAGCGACCCCGCTGCCCGGACAGAGGCGCTCAACTGGCTGTTCTGGCAGATGGGCTCTGCCCCCTTTGTCGGTGGCGGCTTCGGGCACTTCTATCACTACGCGCCAGTCAAGATTAAGTATGCGATCGACCGCTATGCGATGGAAACCAAGCGCCAGCTGGACGTGCTGGATCGCCACTTGGCGGAAAACAAGTTCATGGCGGGCGATGAATATTCCATCGCCGATATGGCGATTTTCCCGTGGTACGGTCGCATCGCAACCGGTGGCGCCTATGGCGATGCAGGGACTTTCCTTGACGGGAAAAGCTACAAGAATGTGATCCGCTGGAACGACGAGATTGCCGCTCGCCCAGCCGTTCAGCGCGGCCTGATGGTCAACCGCACCTCGGGCGAGCCATCGGGTCAATTGCATGAGCGTCATGACGCCTCGGACTTCGCGACGAAGACGCAGGATAAGGTTGAAGCGCCCGAATAAGGCGGTCGATACAGGCTGAGCATCAGCCTGTTTGGTGGCGCGATAGCGGTCAAGCGCGGCACGTTTCGCGCCACTATGTCCCTGTGTGGGGCCGGAAGAATGACGTGGCCAGAACACCAGCTCGCAGTCCTGGCGTCTGTCCGGTGCCCGTGTCCTTCACGTTGTCTTTCCTTAACCCGCTTCGGTGAGCGCTCGGGTTCCTGCCAACGTCTGAACCATTCTTACCTGGCGGTGTTAGGTTATTATTCAGCAAATGCGGGGCGCCATGCTTCCACCGGACCTGAACGAAAAATCGGCGCTTTTTCTTGATTTCGACGGCGTGCTTGTCGAGATTGCTGCACGCCCGGATGCGGTGGAGGTGCCAGCCGGATTGCCAGCCATGCTTGCCCGGCTTCACGGCGCGCTGAATGGGGCAGTTGCACTGATCTCTGGTCGTCATGTGGCTGATCTTCAGAAGTTCTTGCCTGACTTACAGGCTGTGATGGCTGGCAGCCACGGGGCCGAGATCGCACTTGGTGGCGAGATCCAGCCAGCATTTCGCATTGATCTGAACGTTGCAGCCATTCATGCCGCTGCCCATGATTTGGCCAAGGATCAACACGCCCTTCTGATTGAGGAAAAGCCGCATGGCGTTGTCATGCACTATCGTGCGGATCCGGGCTTGGAGGACTTTGTCAGATCGGCGATGTCTGATCTGCAGGCTCGCTTTCCCGGCACGAAACTGCAGCCTGCAAAGATGGCTGTCGAGCTTTTGCCGGAAGGTTCCGGGAAGGACGGGGCGCTGTCGCGTCTTATGGCCGATCCGCCATTCGCCGGGCGTGTTCCCGTCTACGCCGGTGACGACCTGACGGATGAGCCTGCAATGACTGAAGCCATCGCGCGCGGTGGTGTCGCTATCAAAATCGGCGAAGGGGACAGCGTTGCGCAATATCGGATGTCCGGCCCGAAACAGTTGGCCCTCTGGCTGGACAGTCAGTTTCGGGGATGAAATGGTCGGGTTATGCACCGCTTAGTTGCCGTATCAAACCGTTTACCCCTGTGTGATAATCCATCGGGCGGCCTGGTCGTCGCACTTCAGGATGCGCTGTCTAATTCCGGTGGCCTGTGGATCGGTTTTTCTGGTGAACAAAGTGAAGACCCGGCTGAAACGCTGACCTTTCACGACGGTGCGCGATTTCAACGCGCCTCTTTCGATCTTAGCGAGGAAGATTTCGACAGCTACTATCTTGGCTACTCTAACTCTGTCCTGTGGCCCGCCTTTCATGGTCGCGCCGACCTGATCGAAATTGATC contains the following coding sequences:
- a CDS encoding MATE family efflux transporter; this translates as MPARNDLITAPIASTLLAFALPTLASSVLQSANGSLATIWVGQLIGPDAVAATTNGNLVMFLMTAFVFGFGMAGTILVGQSFGRGDLDAARRVVGTAVGTFVPVALTLAVVGWFLAPHVLSLLGTDPSITPLARAFLKITFLALPAILMMTMLMMTLRGSGDAITPLIFMVLAVILDVALNPVFIQGLGPAPEMGIGGSAFAMAIANYTALVAMLLYIYARDLPLRLRGAELAYLRPDLSILALMLRKGLPMGIQMVVVSGSMLAMMRLVNRQGVDTTAAFGATQQLWTYVQMPAMALGAAVSAMAAQNIGAGRWDRVGQITRVGIFYNIALTGGLVVLLVLADRQAMQIFLGSGSTAVEIAERIALLATWGFIPFGVTMVLFATIRANGQVIWPLIILFVSMFPVRLGFAYGLQGALGADAIWLSFPAGMVATLAMAALLYRFGNWRQANDMQVAPERPPEAQPSAAALYTEAGPPGAPTGGRCLHHDEIEAAQL
- the yghU gene encoding glutathione-dependent disulfide-bond oxidoreductase — encoded protein: MSEDYTPPKVWEWEKGNGGEFASINRPVAGATHDAERPVGKHPLQLYSLATPNGQKVTIMLEELLAKGHKDAEYDAWLIKIGDGDQFGSGFVEVNPNSKIPALMDHSSNPPRRVFESGAILLYLAEKFGEFLPSDPAARTEALNWLFWQMGSAPFVGGGFGHFYHYAPVKIKYAIDRYAMETKRQLDVLDRHLAENKFMAGDEYSIADMAIFPWYGRIATGGAYGDAGTFLDGKSYKNVIRWNDEIAARPAVQRGLMVNRTSGEPSGQLHERHDASDFATKTQDKVEAPE
- the otsB gene encoding trehalose-phosphatase; protein product: MRGAMLPPDLNEKSALFLDFDGVLVEIAARPDAVEVPAGLPAMLARLHGALNGAVALISGRHVADLQKFLPDLQAVMAGSHGAEIALGGEIQPAFRIDLNVAAIHAAAHDLAKDQHALLIEEKPHGVVMHYRADPGLEDFVRSAMSDLQARFPGTKLQPAKMAVELLPEGSGKDGALSRLMADPPFAGRVPVYAGDDLTDEPAMTEAIARGGVAIKIGEGDSVAQYRMSGPKQLALWLDSQFRG